From the genome of Megachile rotundata isolate GNS110a chromosome 3, iyMegRotu1, whole genome shotgun sequence:
TCCTTGTCATTTTTCCATTGCCATACAAGTGAAAGAAATTGTTCTTTCCCAATTTCTGATTTAGAAACACCTTCTACTTTAGAAAGATATTTTTCTACCATTATTTGTGTTGCAATTCCAGCATGATCAAAACCTGGTATCCACACAACAGGATGACCCTTCATTCTATACCTATATGTAGgaccattttaaatattatataccaCAATAATTAAGCAATAAATTACCGTTAATTATAGATACCATCTAGCTAATACATCCTGAACTATAACAGTTAATGCATGTCCTAAATGCAATGTTCCAGTTATATTTGGAGGAGGCAAGATCATACTCAGTGTTTCTTTCTGACTGTCTTTAGCATTAAAGTAATTATTCTTTTCCCAAATTTGGTACCATTTATGCTCAGCATCTTTATGATTAAATGTTTTTGGAAAATCTAAAGATAAAAcacattaataataatcttaAACAAACATTTTTTGAGTATGAACAAGCATTACATTACATGTATAAATACCTGATAACACTTGAgttgataatttacaataataaaatttataacatgAATTACAAGATAACAAATTCAACCGAGCAATATGCATCATTAATTGtattgatttatatttatatgtgaataaatattttacaatttataacctataatatcaataacatcaattcctaatttactaaaaaaaaaCTGATTGTATATTATTAACGTTATcgttactaaaataaaaaataatatgcatttaaattgcaattattttgcaatttagatATTTGCACTTTGTCCGCGCGGTTGAAAACAGTCATGGACTAAACATCAGATTGATGAGATAATAGATcacatatttatataaacagatatatatgtatttatgaaaaatgtaacataatgcttttaattatttacaatacatATCCaaacacatgtatgtataataattttaaatacgagttaaaataaatgaatatcaaGAATATTCAATCATTCGAATATACTAGTATTAAAAAACAACAACCACATttcagattttgtaattttatttacatttcaaaatataataaatacattcttcaatatataatataatttataattaagacaaaattttataataaaatttacaatattgtaAATAGTTAAATACGATTATAAATACTATTACAAAAGTGTATTTGCCTATTTCAATAAGTGTGAATACTTGTCAATAATAGAATGAacgtaaaattttaaaatataatagaaataaatattattttattagtatATTTAATTGCAATGTGCTAATATCTTGTACTTTACACATGTAGAATTTATAAATGCCTCATCAGACATTGCCTTGAACTGAAATTctgatataattaatactttaaaCTGCCAACGACTAAAACACATTAAATTGAAGACTCATTctctcgtttttctttttttattatacgATTGATTGTCTTTAGTAAACGATtgaattattcttgtatgattcgttgataaagatatacatatgtgtgtgtaaACGTTGAAAGGAGGAATGTCTATGGTTCAAAGTTTCATATAGATAATTTGCAGTCGGTCGGTAAATCCAGTCGAGACAACACGTTCGCATTGAACGAATTTAACTCTCTTTCCTAGTGTTTGCTTTTTATTTAGTATACTCTTTTTTTATACGTTACCAGAATGTTGAAAGtaagttttaacatttttttacatGCAAAGTTCAATTATCATTACGAATATAATGCATATTTATGTAGTATTAGGAATATTTTCGAAAATGTGGTCCATATCgcacatttatattattatacaattatgttatatatgtacataaaaaacttagttttgtttaaaaataattgtgacTTTCGAAGAGATGCTTCACAAAAAGTTATATGTTTTACTTTATcctgtaatattaaaaagtggttaataatattattaaaaaaggacatacgatatatacatatattttttttaatagtaaCAGTCTTACGAATTGTATTCTTTAAACAACACATAAGAAAAATGTTacgaaaaatattcaaagacaACAATATTGTTACACTGACAATATAAAATGTCATtcaattgttattattttgttgtaagaataatatatataataaagtactaaatgaaatttttataattattaataacgaataatgtagaaaaataaattcgtatgattatttttttgagcaaaattcattatattttttgGTTTTCTGATTTTGCGTAATAACAAGACTACAagctaaaatatatttgttgttaGTAGCAATCCCTATAAATTATTTGGTAACAGTggttaataaaaattagattATGTGTAACTATTTGAAATATAACATAATTTCATTCTTACTTTTTATATGATCAGTATTATGTTAGAAAAACATTTATGCGATCAAAGGatgcattatatttaatattttatgaactatgatgaaaataattaatttgaacagttaataatttttgttacaataatattctaaatatacCAATAAATTCTAGAACTATTATAGCAAAAAGATACATTTAAATGAAAGATACAATTAACATGTAATGCATTTTAGGGATTGGTCACTCTTGTAACCGGTGGTGCTTCCGGATTAGGACTTGGAACCGTGCAAAGATTCGTCAGGGAAGGTGCCAAAGTGATTCTTGCTGATCTACCCACGTCAAAAGGAGATGAAATTGCTAAAAGTTTAGGAAACAATACTATATTTTCGCCAATGgatgtaaatatgaaaaattagtaCCATCGCTACTACCAATAGCagtaatagaattaataaaaaacgttgtttagaaaaaatttataaatgcaaaataattaaGTTTATACATTAGCAATatagtaattaaaatattttaattgaattctgaattaataatataatgtatattattgtacaatatatttattatataattcttaACTTTAGTTATATGACTATTACTGTCATTGGTCTTAATTTCCTATATGTATACTATAAGTACTGCTATTAGTAACCATTATCAATtgacattgaaattttaatcatATCCTTCgatgaaatataataatcactgtatataatttgtgatcttatatttttgtttttacaaATCAAACTTTGTTGATGTTAAATTAATCTTGTATCATTTTACAGGTAACAATACCAGAGAATATAGAAGAAACAGTACAGTTAATAGAAAATCAGTATGGACACCTAAATGTCATAGTGAATGCTGCAGGAATAGCTTGTGCACATAAGGTATATAATCCTAACACAAAGAAAGCACATAAAGTGGAAGATTTTGCGAGAGTCCTTAAAGTAAATACTATTGGAACATTTAGTGTTATAACATCATGTATGGGTCTTATGCATAATGTAACACCAGATGAAGATGGACAACGCGGAGTAATAGTAAACACCGCGAGCGTTGCAGCTTTTGAGGGTCAAATGGGTCAGGCAGCATATTCTGCCAGCAAAGGTGCAATTGTCAGTATGACTTTACCGCTGGCCCGCGATTTAGCAAGATCTGGTATTCGCGTGGTCACAATTGCACCAGGATTATTCGATACACCTTTATTAGGAGAACTACCAGAAAAAGTGCGTGTATATTTAACGAAAACAGTACCGTATCCAAATAGATTGGGTAAACCGGATGAATTTGCTCAACTGGCGCAACACATTATTGAAAATCATCTTCTGAATGGAGAAGTGATAAGATTGGATGGTGCTCTCAGGATGCAGCCTTAAAGTTATATGATCACGCAACACTTATACGAACATGGAATTGGATGAAGGGATTTATAGTATatggattttttaaataaacattatataaaaagatacataaaaatatatgaaagatGAATAAAACAATAACTTCTTTTCCATGCAACACCATTATAATTCTTTTGAAATGTACACAAACAACTAAAAGTTTTCATCTATTATAGGTATcgacaattttctttattacctTATGACTGTACATTAACGTCTTGTAAATACGTTGCAAAAGTCGCAACACCCTTCTTTAAATAGTTCACTAGAATATCATCTAGCAAAAAAGTTGTGTACATagtattaacataaaaattttgttagttGTTCCGTTATTCGTTAGTCTTTCTTTCCAATAACCTCCggagatttccaaaattccagtaaATGCTGAAActtattttgatgatttttcgGAAGAGCCAGTTTATTTGTTAAGGCAGGATAATCAGGATCTCCGAGGTCTAGTCAATCCTAGGCATTCgattcttttaaattttgtagCTTTTCTAACTGGTCAGGCTGTAATTCATCTGGAATACTTGCCCTTCCTCCTACCACCATTTTCTCGGGTACGATTTCAATATCCTCTGTATTATCCTGTACCTCGATTACGGTACCACGAGACGGTATCGATTGAGAATTATCGGCGGTGCTTGGGCCGGATGTTGAATCTGCTTCACTGCCAGAACTGCTACTAACCGGAAACGGTGCTGAATCTGTAGGCAGATCATCGACCGTTGACTTTTCTTCTATATCTTCTGTTGCTTCTGTAGTTTCTTGTTCTTCTCTCTCATCCATTATCACGGTGGCCTCTTTGCAATCACTCTCGTTCATATCAGTGGTAGTACTCGATGGTAAATCAGCTTCGGAACTTTCTGCGGATTTCACCGTATCGTCAGCAGTTTCCTCTAATCCGGGAAACGGATGTTCAACTTCTTCCATTGGGGTCGCCGCGGTAATCACAATTTGTGCAACACCAAGTCCGAAATCATCTTTAGATTGATCGGTGTTCAAAGATTGCGGATGTTTTGCTTTCTCATCATTCATCTAAGAGAAGGATAATACATAGCTGGACTTTTAATAACTTCTTTTTTTACTATCGtctaagaaaattttatttaccttGGCTTCTGAATCTTCCGATACTTCTACAACTGAATAAGAATTATGTTTTCATTGAAGCGTGTATTCAAATCTGCACGTAACAAATAATGATTTAAAGCTTACCTACTATACCAGGCCCATCATCGGACTTATCGCCTTCGAATTGCGACCCATAATGACTTTTTTGGTCCTTTGAAAGATTTATTATAAAACCTTCTTGCTGTTGTTCTTTCTGCTGTTGCTCAGTGTTCACATTATCTGATTGTTGTTTGTTTTCCGACCCTATGTAAAATATGAGAGGTAGAATACTTCTCTCGTTGCAATTCACTTCGCACAATACTACTATTACCTTGTATTGAATTTTGCGCTAATTCATCTTCTAACAGAAATTCTAGAACTTCAGGCGGTGTAAACATCGGTGGCGCGGAGCTCGGTGGCGTTATATTTTCCTAATGAAAAAGGATcgacaagttaaaaatttgcaattatgtTCATTCTAAAGTatccacatttacaaatttaacctGTGGAGTCAAGGGTGAGCCATCTGCAGCACAAGGTTCTACAATTAAAGATGGGAATAATCCTCGTTGTCCACGTAATTCACCTTCCCACCATCCATCGTCCACGTCATGCGGTTCTTTTCTCAGCACTTTTACGATATCACCTTCGAGGAAGCTAAGCTCTTCGTCGCACGTAGTATCGTAATCGTAAAGAGCGATACAATATTGCTCCGGTTCTAGAAAACcataaattaattcataaaataaattaactttttttcttttatcctTTTAGACTCCAACGATTAACTTACCCCCTATGTGATTTTGTACAATATTCTCTGGAGCAGCAGGTTGTAGATTAGCGTCTGGGTCGACTGCATCGTGATCGTCGATAGTGTAATCTACCGAAGAGAAAGATATTTGTTGCACCAGTCCTGGTCCTTGCGAAGTCAAACCAGATGTTGTCTCTCGCTCAACATCAAGATAATTCTGAGGAACAAATCCTTCTTCGCCGCGATAATTTCGTGCTCGTAGCCAACCATCGCCATCGCCCTCTCCAACGACTTCGAGTTGTTCACTTTCGACAATTGACAATTCATCAGGATTTTGCGCCTGTAAAACAAATTCTTAAGATTAATTTCTAACGCGAATAATAacagagttaaattgatattcatACCGTGTACGAATAAAGGGCGGTGCATTTATATATTTGCTGTGTAGAAGGTGCTTCGGCTGTTTCTTGAACTTCAGTTTGCTCATCCTTCTCTTCGTTATCCCAGTTCACCGCTGTTGGGTCATCCCAACCGACAGTAAGCTGTTCTATTCGTTGCTTCTCCTGTTCAAGCAGAGCTGCCGATCGAATAATATCTTACTGTTACTTTCATTTGGAACCAATAATAAGATTTTATCTTTTTGTAGAGTGTTGTACACACCATCCACTTCCTCGCTATCGTGTCTTTGCCTCTCCTCTGTAGTTTCCTCTTGCTGAGGAGCGTTTCGTGCACTACCCGGTCGTTCAACGGTAGTTAAATCGCTACCACCATCTCCGTCACTATCGTAGAACGAATCTGAGGACGGATGCTCCTGCAATGTATCGTAAATATATTGTACAGATTTTAGAATATATGTTATTCGATGTAGATTAAAATACCGCTGTTCCAGATGCATCGGTTCTGACGGAAAGGGAGCTGGCCGAGCGTGGCATATCTTGGACGCTCAGAGTTTCAGCTTCTTGTAACCACTCGTCAACGTTCACTGCAGAAACAATAAATACGCAACAATCGTATCGATTAATTGATGCGATTTACCATATTAATTTTATCCGCTTTAAACACATAAAGAACAGAACAACAGATGTTTAACAAACCTCCACCGTTTCGAAGGCATTCTATTCTCGCTTCTGCCTTCAGCTTTGCTGTCTAATGAACAAGTAAACAGGTAAGGTAGAGAATTGACGTGATTCGCGTTTCACCAGATATCTTACCTCAGCGCGTCGTATCGCGTGTTTCAGTTCATCGATTTTTGTGTCTATATCTGGACCTTGTGGATCATTTGGATCAGTCTAGGACAGTTATTGAGAATAACTGTTAGTAAATTATCATTGAACGTGGAATGAAAAATGAAAGGAGAAACAGTCGGAGGATTTGAAGGAGGATTAGCCGTATGTTATGTTAACCTTTTGTCCAGACTCTTTAAGCTGTAAAAGAACTtgtaattttctattattttcccTGATACTGCTTATTTCGCGTGCTATTCGCGTCGACCAGCGACGAGCTTCTTTTCCAAGCGTAGCTGCAGCAGAATGATCGGCCGTTATCCTGTAACAAATTTTTTCTTGACTACTGCAAAAAGTTTCCATTTACATTCTATATGTTATTTGCAAACCTCTCTACTGGATCGTTGTCGCAAGCTTCGAATTCATATTGTATATGTTGTTTTAGAACTGGATAATACAAGCAGCAACATTGTATATTGTACTCCCTAGTTAGCTGCGAAAGGTACGAACAATAAATAACAGAAAAAGTAATCTCTTTCACCTATTTAACTGTAGAGTAAGTTTCAggagaattttaatttgatctctTGTACTACTCACTTGTTGCGCTtggtcgcgaattttaccgaaACTATTTTGCGTAGCTAAACAAGTCAAAAGTTCTGTACGACCCATTAAAGTTAAATATTCTGCTACTTTATCGTAAACACCTTGCTCTAAGTACTGTTAAAGAAAACAAGAGAATAGACATTTTCATTCCTTCtctattaaaatttcaagacaGAGTATGAGTAACGATTAAAATTCACTTACTTGCATAGTATTTTGTAAATCAACTACAAAATACCTATTCTGGTGTGCATTGGCAGCGGCGAGACTAAGTAAGTAATCGTTTCGAGCCCCCGTGGACTTTTCTTCTAAAGCATCCCGTTTAGAGCTTACCTAAACACAAAGAGCTATTAATGATACATTCTAAGCGCATATTATACATTTGTAGAAAAAGATAATACTCGCTAACGGGAGACAATAATTCTTATTAAGTACAGGGTATTCAGTACAATCAGAGGTGCAGTCGCAGACAATTGTAATGGACGGTTCGAATGCCTACTGAAGAGATTATGGGTCGTTTAAGATTGGGACTTAAAACCTTACAATTTTGGAACATTcagatattgggactttggtaTTTCCGAAACCCTGGTATTACCAAAGATTATTTACCCCATTTAGCGAGTACCTGAACCTTCTTTCTTTACATATCGACAGTTAGTTTCATACCTTTGCACTATTCTTTTGTAATGATGTTATCGATTGAAAGAAAGATCCCTTCTTCTTTTTCAACCTGGAAATGATCAATATTTTACTGTATCGATTAAACAGCCAGATTATGCATGTACGTACTTTTCTTCGATATCTTTTGCTTTGTCGCGAACATCGTGGGCGCTATGCTCTTCATCGaagtataatttttttgttttgtctACATCTTGTACACACATTTGCAACTCTTTTTGTACTATCATTAATTGGTCGATTGCCTGAAAAAGAACAGTGTTGTGTGTACTTCATCGACGATTACTGTTGTTTTAGAAAATGGTACcttcttagaaatttgaattttatgcATCTTTAAACTTTTCGCATCGTCAGCAATTTGCTGCTGAAAAACTTCTACAGCGGCTAATCGCGCCCTGGCGAGCTTTTCGTTTTCTTCCAAAACGGTTCGCCAGACATTCCACATATTCCTGgaattaacaattttgtaacTGAAGGAAATTTCTAACGacgaaattttaagaaattaagtGCACCATTTTTCCTCTCCACCATCGACTTTGAGGTCCGGAATATTAGggatctttttatttaaatacgcGGAAGATATTTTAAGTAGTGCCTGAAACATTGATTGCCAATCAAAATTTCGAAGAGTCTTAGAAATATACTTCGTAACGTAGCAATCTTACCTCTGAATACGACTTTTCAATAGCAGATTTTTTTATCGTGAAATTACTGAAACATACATTAGCATATAAGGCATTAAAGTAGTTAAGCAAGTTCTGTAAACGATTCGGCATTCTTCGAACATTGTTTGAAAGTAAAAGTAAAAGTTCGAAGGGATCGAAATCGCTGACATAAAATAACTGCAGCTTAGGCTATATAAAAGAGCTTTCGTCTAATCCTCCTTTACATAAGTTTAAGGCTCACCGAATATCTTCCAGAAGGTCGCACTCGTGCTGGTTCTTCGCTTGCAACT
Proteins encoded in this window:
- the scu gene encoding hydroxysteroid 17-beta dehydrogenase 10: MLKGLVTLVTGGASGLGLGTVQRFVREGAKVILADLPTSKGDEIAKSLGNNTIFSPMDVTIPENIEETVQLIENQYGHLNVIVNAAGIACAHKVYNPNTKKAHKVEDFARVLKVNTIGTFSVITSCMGLMHNVTPDEDGQRGVIVNTASVAAFEGQMGQAAYSASKGAIVSMTLPLARDLARSGIRVVTIAPGLFDTPLLGELPEKVRVYLTKTVPYPNRLGKPDEFAQLAQHIIENHLLNGEVIRLDGALRMQP
- the LOC100883304 gene encoding protein nervous wreck, with translation MQPPPRKGNYTKFLKNVHAEQAAKLQAKNQHECDLLEDIRNFTIKKSAIEKSYSEALLKISSAYLNKKIPNIPDLKVDGGEEKWNMWNVWRTVLEENEKLARARLAAVEVFQQQIADDAKSLKMHKIQISKKAIDQLMIVQKELQMCVQDVDKTKKLYFDEEHSAHDVRDKAKDIEEKLKKKKGSFFQSITSLQKNSAKVSSKRDALEEKSTGARNDYLLSLAAANAHQNRYFVVDLQNTMQYLEQGVYDKVAEYLTLMGRTELLTCLATQNSFGKIRDQAQQLTREYNIQCCCLYYPVLKQHIQYEFEACDNDPVERITADHSAAATLGKEARRWSTRIAREISSIRENNRKLQVLLQLKESGQKTDPNDPQGPDIDTKIDELKHAIRRAETAKLKAEARIECLRNGGVNVDEWLQEAETLSVQDMPRSASSLSVRTDASGTAEHPSSDSFYDSDGDGGSDLTTVERPGSARNAPQQEETTEERQRHDSEEVDALLEQEKQRIEQLTVGWDDPTAVNWDNEEKDEQTEVQETAEAPSTQQIYKCTALYSYTAQNPDELSIVESEQLEVVGEGDGDGWLRARNYRGEEGFVPQNYLDVERETTSGLTSQGPGLVQQISFSSVDYTIDDHDAVDPDANLQPAAPENIVQNHIGEPEQYCIALYDYDTTCDEELSFLEGDIVKVLRKEPHDVDDGWWEGELRGQRGLFPSLIVEPCAADGSPLTPQENITPPSSAPPMFTPPEVLEFLLEDELAQNSIQGSENKQQSDNVNTEQQQKEQQQEGFIINLSKDQKSHYGSQFEGDKSDDGPGIVVVEVSEDSEAKMNDEKAKHPQSLNTDQSKDDFGLGVAQIVITAATPMEEVEHPFPGLEETADDTVKSAESSEADLPSSTTTDMNESDCKEATVIMDEREEQETTEATEDIEEKSTVDDLPTDSAPFPVSSSSGSEADSTSGPSTADNSQSIPSRGTVIEVQDNTEDIEIVPEKMVVGGRASIPDELQPDQLEKLQNLKESNA